A region of Pseudomonadales bacterium DNA encodes the following proteins:
- the cas4 gene encoding type V CRISPR-associated protein Cas4 → MEIYLPISYLNDFVFCPRSIYFHQLYGKVEQRLYQTTDQTEGKAAHKAVDEKTYSTSRHILQGAEVYSDKYRIGGKIDTFDIKKGSLVERKKKVKTIYDGYVFQLYAQYHCLTEMGYEVKSMKFYSMDDNKNYTVPLPTEDEDWQKKFEKIVLAVRSFNLKNEFTPNIKKCERCIYNNLCDASLC, encoded by the coding sequence ATGGAGATCTATTTACCCATCTCCTATCTAAATGACTTTGTGTTTTGTCCGCGCTCCATCTACTTCCATCAACTGTATGGCAAAGTGGAGCAGCGACTTTATCAGACGACAGATCAAACTGAAGGAAAGGCAGCACATAAGGCAGTTGATGAAAAAACCTATAGTACCTCGCGCCATATTTTGCAGGGCGCAGAGGTGTATAGCGATAAATATAGAATCGGCGGCAAGATAGATACCTTCGATATTAAAAAAGGATCTTTGGTGGAGAGGAAAAAGAAAGTAAAGACAATTTATGATGGATATGTGTTTCAGTTATATGCCCAATACCACTGTTTGACGGAGATGGGCTATGAAGTAAAAAGTATGAAGTTTTACAGTATGGATGATAATAAAAATTATACCGTGCCACTGCCAACAGAGGATGAAGATTGGCAAAAGAAATTTGAGAAGATTGTTCTGGCGGTTCGCAGCTTCAATTTAAAAAATGAATTTACGCCAAATATCAAAAAATGCGAACGGTGCATTTATAACAATTTATGTGATGCTTCCTTATGCTGA